Proteins from one Burkholderia oklahomensis C6786 genomic window:
- a CDS encoding EF-hand domain-containing protein codes for MKIQSAFVWSALFAAGLAFTQAAFAQEAASDARPDRHTQAQLGDPYVPPAARKPTAGTQTSGAALHAQVVRKLQRQFAAADANNTGLTEAQAKAAGLGYVAKNFKQIDANRTGRVSFSDVQRYIQSQSATQK; via the coding sequence ATGAAAATCCAATCGGCATTCGTGTGGTCGGCGCTGTTCGCCGCGGGCCTCGCGTTCACGCAAGCGGCGTTCGCGCAGGAGGCGGCGAGCGACGCGCGACCCGATCGCCACACGCAGGCGCAACTCGGCGATCCGTACGTGCCGCCCGCCGCGCGCAAGCCGACGGCCGGCACGCAGACGTCGGGCGCCGCGCTGCATGCGCAGGTCGTGCGCAAGCTGCAGCGCCAGTTCGCGGCGGCCGACGCGAACAACACGGGCCTGACCGAAGCGCAGGCGAAGGCAGCGGGCCTCGGCTACGTCGCGAAGAACTTCAAGCAGATCGACGCGAACCGCACGGGACGCGTGTCGTTCTCCGACGTGCAGCGCTACATCCAATCGCAGAGCGCGACACAGAAGTAA
- a CDS encoding IclR family transcriptional regulator, with translation MNKTPMTLALNGATAVHPDASDTSDATLADSIGATSTPLDLAAQQAGTQTLLRGLAILEAVAGGARDMRAIGAALGTTRSTTHRLVSSLVQARYLRQVQGGYLLGPKLIELGTIALEQMPLTAVARPHLEALAQATLDTIHLGVRDGDDVLYIDKIPGTRGLEMRSRIGHRMPLASTGIGKAMMLDLDPDTWRSLFDASKRALAGVNFKPDRRPDIGTFLQRMAHYAAGGYTFDLEENETSIRCVAAPVRDASGAIVAALSVASTIPYMSLDRMNELVPLVQRGARAISADLGWSAPQATRRIKR, from the coding sequence ATGAACAAAACGCCCATGACGCTTGCCTTGAACGGCGCGACAGCCGTCCATCCCGATGCGTCCGATACGTCCGACGCGACGCTCGCCGACAGCATCGGCGCGACGAGCACGCCGCTCGATCTCGCCGCGCAGCAGGCGGGCACGCAAACGCTGCTGCGCGGCCTTGCGATCCTCGAGGCGGTCGCGGGCGGCGCCCGCGACATGCGCGCGATCGGCGCCGCGCTCGGCACGACGCGCAGCACGACGCACCGCCTCGTCAGCAGCCTCGTGCAGGCGCGCTATCTGCGCCAGGTGCAAGGCGGCTATCTGCTCGGTCCGAAGCTGATCGAGCTCGGCACGATCGCGCTCGAGCAGATGCCGCTCACGGCGGTCGCGCGCCCGCATCTCGAAGCGCTCGCGCAAGCGACGCTCGACACGATCCACCTCGGCGTGCGCGACGGCGACGACGTGCTTTACATCGACAAGATTCCCGGCACGCGCGGCCTCGAGATGCGCTCGCGGATCGGCCACCGGATGCCGCTCGCGTCGACGGGGATCGGCAAGGCGATGATGCTCGACCTCGATCCGGACACGTGGCGCTCGCTGTTCGACGCGTCGAAGCGCGCGCTCGCGGGCGTGAACTTCAAGCCGGATCGCCGTCCGGACATCGGCACGTTCCTGCAGCGGATGGCGCACTACGCGGCGGGCGGCTACACGTTCGATCTCGAGGAGAACGAAACGTCGATTCGCTGCGTCGCCGCGCCGGTGCGCGACGCGTCGGGCGCGATCGTCGCCGCGCTGTCGGTCGCGAGCACGATTCCCTACATGTCGCTCGACCGGATGAACGAACTCGTGCCGCTCGTGCAGCGCGGCGCGCGCGCGATTTCGGCCGACCTAGGCTGGAGCGCGCCGCAGGCGACGCGCAGGATCAAGCGATGA